The genomic region attattatggaATTTAGGGCGGAATCCTGATGCTGAAGAAAACGGCTGTATAAAAACCAGTAgatttacaaatattttacaaaaaattatcaaaataaacataataatatatattcacatttatatacaatgAGGATAAGTAACAGTTAATGGATTCCTGTTGTCAAACACACCATAATGAGATGGAGTAAACTACttaaaattcataaaaaatcaacttaatatataaatgttcattaaaaattgaCAAATTAAAATCCTTCATTTAAAAGAACATACTTTTTGTTCCATCAAgtgtatttaaaatttctattCCATTTTCGGAAAATACTACATATTAAAACTACTTGAATATGGcttatataatatttgacACGACCAAAAGTTTATGATTTGGGATTAAATTGCCCATGATACAATGATAgataaaatacaatatGTAAGAAGAGTGAGGTTTATGAATAGCCCTGTGATTTTGTCCTTAATTAATGACCTTATGATAAATAGAGATAGTGATGTCCCTAACAGCGATCCACATATTGGTGGTATAAACATTTTCCCTGGTAAATCTATTTTGAATGAGAATCTTGAAAGAGTCGCTATCGACATTGACATTGTTAACAGATTGGACGTAGCTGAGCAGGAGATCGGTGGCACGTTTAGGTACTGTAATAATGGAATAAGGAATATTCCTGAGCCTATTCCTATTGTACCTGACATTAATCCAGAGAAAATGGCTACCAGTGTATTCAAGAAAATAATGTGTATTCCCTGTTCCAAAAATTTGCTAAACTTTGTTTCTTTTTTCTCTTTTTCTTTCATTTCTTCATCACCATCACCTTCATTTGTTTCATCGTTTTCTTTAAACAACCTGAATGACATCCTCAGCCTAATTGAAAAATACAGTCCAATAAAGAAAAGCAAAACCAATATAGGAATAGGGGTGAATGAATCTTCAAATCTTACACATATATAGTACAATATGATACAAAATGCTATTAGGGCAAATGAAATGGACCTCATTTTAACTGTGTGTAAACTAGATTTATCATATGCCCCTAAAATCGTTGATATTATTCCTTTATTTACACCTTCACCATTTGAGCTTTCAACAACAAtgttttcaaaatttttagattctaatttcaaatttagCTTTGTTTTACTACTTTTATACATTAGGTACAGCTTTATAAATGTAAGAAGTATAGATAAAAGAACCACAGATGTGAGTAAGATTTTGAGGTATTTTTTTGCATAAAAGTGTAATCTAGTTCCTAAATTTGTGCCTACTATACAAGATGGGAGAAGAGAAAGCGCTAGAACAAAATAAACCCTGGGAGTTTCAGGTGTTTTAAGTGTTAAATCAGAATGAGATTCTTCATCTGGTTTATTAATCCTTCTCTgtttaactaaaatataaacatCATTGCATATATGGTATGTTGTTCCCAAAAAAGACGTAATTAGAATTGAAATCTTTGATAAGTAAACTCCAAGGGCTACATCATGGTATAAAACTCCAAGAATTGGGACATAAAGAATCCCTCCTCCAATTCCGATGGCTACTGAGAGAGATGAAACAGCGCATACTATTATAAATGAGTATAGGGAGTTGCAGTCGAACTCCATCTATGAAATCATGAACATATCTAAATCCTTGTGTGTTGCGATACagttataataaaataatgtaaaaataagaaaGTTACTATTGTACATTAAATGAAACtagtttaatattaaaatgtattaatgaatttaaaaagaTTTAGTAAATTCAATCATATTATAGAATCTTATCAGGTATCAATGACTTAGAATATAGTGTGGCCAACCTACAAAATAAACCATAAAGGTACTTCAAAATGTTAAAAACCTTTTAGATGTTATTTTTCCTAATGTTTTCCTTTTCTTTCCTGGAATTTCTATATTTTTAAGAACATTATAAAAGTTATCCTCTGAAATCTTCAAGGATTCTATGACTTCATATGGTTTTGCATACCTACATATGAAATGTTACTTTTTCTTTTacttttttattaattctatagCTTCATCTTTCCCTATATTTGGCACTTGTAGAAGTTGAGACAACCATCTATGattatttgataaactGTTTTGATGATGTGTTTAAACATACatttttttcatcatttcCGGTTCATCCTTTGCAATTTGgttattctttaatttaaattttgtaagATTTCTTCTTGAATAGCTGGTCCTCAGAGATTTAGCAGAAACCGCAACGATATTTGcctaataattatattttaactattGAATCAAATCTTACCAAGTCACCATCATCATCAGTTTCAATTGTATCAACATTATGGTAGATTAATAAGTAAGTTTCGAGCTCATTTATGATTGATATTAGCGATTGGTGgtcattatttttataagtTGAGTTTGATGATCTTTGAACATTACCTTGATCAGTCATAAATAAATCTTTTGTTCCATGTTTCACCAAAACAAACTTGATGTTTTGATTAGAAACCTTAAAACGTTCCATTATACCAGATATATATGTTTTAATATGTTCTAAACCATTGGATTTGAAAACTTCCTTAGTGAGAATTAGAAATACTACTACCACTCCCATCACAGTATCAGTGAATTCTTCTTCATTTAGTTCATATTTAGGACTTGAATActacaaataattaatttataaattagttaTGATATATAAGAAACTTACGGGGCTGAATGACCTGACTGGCGATATATCGATAGATTTATCTTCTAATGAGTCAACAACTAGAAATTATAGATTAAAAACCAATTTAAcgatttattatatataatctataaattaataccAGTTGGTCTCTTTGAGAAAGATATATCAGAATGTGTAAGGTAAGGGTAATTTGCAGTTAAAACCAACACATCATTGAGATTACGCAATAGCTTGTAAACATCATCCGAAATTAAGTTATCATAGTTGTTTACAAAGAATTCGAAACAGCCAGATAAAAATACTTCATGATGTTTAATGAGAGCTGGTAAATTTTTAAAGGAATCTGAAAGTTTTGAAACCCAAAGTCCAATACGCAAATCCTTTTGAGAAtcctaaataattttaataatattgattaaCTTTATAAAGTAATGATAGTTGAGAAAGATCCTTACCATCAATGgaatcaaattttaataaattataaagatTAAATCCAAACTATCATTCTAAGaagatatttaatttagtttaatttagatgtgtaaaataatattaatggaataattaatttttattattttattattgtgCTATAATGAGGAAAGAATCACTCAGGAACAATTTATTctaaatattcaaatatattttaaatatctgttcaataataaattttcaaatttttatttaatttggaGATGACTAATCCAGAAGAAGACCCAGAATCTTCCAGCGATGATGAATATGgtatatttattgtaaatttatgttaaatatttgtagGACCAGTGCCTATTCCAGAACcgaaaaagaagaaaaagggtatttaaataaatatataatcaaTTTATAGTCGAATTTGATGATTCCTTTTATTTAAACCATTTCCCTTTTGCAAATTTTTATAGCAGAAGCTATACACATAGAACATTTGTAAAGCACggtattaaataatgacttatttaacaataatttagtCGTCGCAAGCCAAACAACGCGTTACATAGCAACAGGGAGCGATGATGGATGTATTAAGTTCTGGTACTATGATACAGATGGAGTACAGTTTGTAAAACATTTAACCGCACATAcaagtataataaatagataaataaataaatataggCTCAATAATCCAGATGAGATCGTCACTTGATGGTCTGCATTTAGGTTGTATTTCGTACGATAAAACATACAAACATATCGACTTCCAGTCATTTGACCTGGTAAACATTATAAAACTTGAATTTGTGCCAATTTCATTGGAGTTCATAACATCGGAAACCTCACCACACCCAGTTGTAGCATTGTAAGAGTCTGATTTTACTGatttattagattaaaTTCAAAACAAGAAgtacacatttttaaaccAACACTTCAGTCGACAGAAGTCCAAAAATTTGAAATCGGAACAAAAAGCCCACACATCATGCTATATAACCCAAAAGCAGGAGTTTGTTTGATGGCGAACAGTTTAGGAGATGTAGATTTGTACGAAGTGGAAACCTTTAAGTTTCCCAAATATAAAGAAGAATTCAAAGTGAGAATGAAAAGTGATACAGATTTGTATGAAATAAGAAAggtaaaaatatatattttttaaaaaagttTTTAGTATAATACACATGTTGTTTCGATGTGTTTATCACCAAATTTCAACTTAGTAGCAATGTATTGCCATGACGGCATGATAAGAATATTCCGATTCTCAACAATGAAGCTTTTCAGAGTTTATGACGAGACAGTAACAATGTATTCGGTGGCGCAAACAGATCCAAATCAGTCGATTTTGCATTTTGATCCCTCAGATTTCCTGAGAAGACAAGCAAACGagaatgaaattaaaaaaacgGGAAAAGATGAAGGAGAGTATATGAATTTGTTATTCGACTCGTCCtcaaattatctaatataCCCATGTATGCTAGGAGTAAAGATAGTAAACATAGTAACAAATAAGGTAagaaattgaataaaacCTATACAATTTTggtgttaataatattttagttGGTGAGAGTGATCGGTAAATCAGAACCATCATTAAGGTATATGAAAATATCGCTATTACAACATGTATTGGATAAGGTATGTTCGAAATcagtttattattatttaacaatttcATTCAATTTTGTTATTAGAAAAGATACAAGGTGTCAATTGACTCAAATGAAGATGTGTTGCCGCCAGTATTGATAACCACAGCATTTCAAAAGTCAaagtaattaatatttagattaattttaaactataATTCAATGATTTTTCAggatatatatatttaaggATAAAGATCCAGACGACGAAGAAATGGAAACAAGAGATGTATATAGTGACCAACCGACTGAAGCAGAAAAAGGTGAAAAAACAGGTTAGAtcttcaaatatattaatttttcagtTGTTGATAAGGGAGGAAAGCTGGCAAAGGAGGCAATAATTCACACAAATAAAGGGGACATCCAAGTAAAGCTGTTCCTGGACGAGTGCAAGAAGACGGTGGAGAACTTCACAGTGCACGCACTAAACGGATATTATAACGGGTGCACATTCCATAGAGTTAtcaaaaattttatgatCCAAGGCGGAGATCCAACAGGAGATGGAACAGGAggtatttatttaaaattaaaaaatatttgcAGGAGAGTCGATTTGGGGGAGTGAGTTTGAAGATGAAATACACCCGTCACTAAAGCACGACCGACCATTTACACTGTCAATGGCAAACTCAGGACCGAATACTAACGGATCCCAGTTTTTCATAACCACAGTCCCGTGTCCTTGGTTAGATGGAAAGCATACAGTATTCGGAAGAGTGACTAGCGGAATGGAAATAGTACAATCAATAGAAAAGGTaggaataaataaaataacatttaattttatacataaagATCAACCTCACACAAATATAGGTTCCTACTAACAAGGATGATAAGCCATTAAAAGATGTCATCATAGTAAACATCAAACCCATcctataatataatataaattttattatttaattcatatccatcataaatattaataatctAAAGAGAGATAAAAAATCATGAAATTGGAAGCCCAGAAATCTCCCCGTTTATCAATAAATTCCAAATTCATCCACCATCTACAGACAAGATCTATGTATTTGATAACATTGCAGCAGCAACGACACACCATCAGAAAATTTTCAGGTGTTTTCGCCTgtcattaatttaaatcatttcagagatattaattatcagattttattatatttatattaaataacttttcttttgtttaaatttaatatatacaaaaaaATAGATTTGTCAATTCCATATCGCTGGagttttttatttttcaattttcaaaaaattagatttattatcaaacaAATGAAAACTCCATGATCTTATTTGTTTTAGTTGTTTAaagttttatttttatcccatttaattcttttttTAATCCGATATTTGAAGTCGTATATTATGCATCTCCTCAAAAGTAATGAAGTTAACactttaaaaataaaaaaaacACAAATCATTTTTGATAGTTCAAAACCAAATCAAATAGTAAAGTAAAGACTCCTTTAGTTTAGAGGAATTTaatcataaaattttaaatatattaacgTAATACGTTTAAAGAACATTAATAACATATTTGGATGTTGGATCATCAAGAAATCAACTTGATAATCTAAAGATTAATTCTACTTTCATAAATCATCAATCTCAATGCagttttgtaaaatattcaatatCGATCCGTAATCATAAATCATATTGTAGTATAAAAAACATTAACTGAAAACAAGTTAAAATTTCCAAATAAAAATGCCAATACTTAGCGAAGAGGATCTGGAACGCTTCCGAACAAAAGTATGTACCCTAGCCTCTTCAATGAAGTGTGACTTTGGGGTAGAAAGATGTAATTACTCACATAACCTCTACTGGGCACGCAGATGCCCGTTCTACCTCAGAGATTCATCAATATTGAGATACATACCACAGTGCTGCCCAGACGTCGAACTGGGAGAAGGAACCACAGTAATAAGAAACTCATGCCCAAGAGGAAACAACTGCTCATTCGCACACTCATACGAGGAAATACACTATCACCCGCTAGTATACAAAACAGAAGTGTGCAAAGATTACAGGCTGGGCAAATGCAAAACGTACTACTGCCACCTAGTCCACGGGCTGGCAGAATACAGAGTGCCTAAACAATATGTGCTGCCGAAGAAGGTCGGGCTGGATATTCCGGAGTTCGCACACGTGAGAATGGTGGACAACATCAAGTCAATCACATCAGGAAACGTATCAGTAGGGTGTTTCCAGAAGGATAAGGGAAATAAATCGGCGGAAAAGTCACTAAGCAAGTTAGAAAGTAAAGGTAAGAACAAAGGAATTAAAGAACCAAATGTAGATTTGAGTGACTCtggtaatattaaatcatgGTCATCAATCAAGTGGAAAAACAAATCAACAGATAAGGATAATATAGTGGCAAATAACAGTGACTTGGTCAACGGATCAATAAGTAAGGATGGAAATGGTAAAAGGGACGGTAAAAATAGTATTACAAATAACTTTGGAAATACAAATGAAGGAGTTGAGGGCGAAACATTTAAAACAATCGGCTCAATTGAAAACGGAAACCAAAATTCAGAAAACGATCCAATCTATGAGTGGTACAAGTTAATATCGATGCCAAAAGTAGATTACACAGgtaattgaaaataaaatagaaTATTCTATAGATTAATTAActgtataaattataataataaattcacTGATTTTTAGACGACAACATGAGTGAAAGAAATTGTTCAATACTCAAGTTGTACGATAAACACATAGGGAACAATCTGAACGAGTTCAACAACTTAACCATCTACAATAACGGATTAAACCCCTACAACGACAATTATGATAACGACTTAAATGCGTATGGACAGGAAAACAACATCAACTATGAAAATGATAAGAGAAATGAGTCGTTAGTAACGAGGAATGTAAACATGTGGAATGACTCAAACATAGCTCGAATCATTGAAGCAAATGATAACGCTATTGGAACAGTATCAAGTATCATGGGAGATTCATACCAAAGCTATGAAGATGTATTCCAATCATCTGATTTGGCTTCAAGCATCAACTCAATCAACCAGGATGATATCTACTCGAATGTGTTTAACCAGTGTGAGGTTATTAAGAAAAACTGCAGAGAATCTATACAAAACAAAACCAAGTGGTCAAACGTGGTAGACGAGTGTACCAAGTTGCTCAATCTTGTAATTGATGCAAACCAACCACCACAGGAACAGAAGGAAGAGTAAAAATAACCCACATAAACTAGAAACACATTCAATATATGTACTTATTAATGTTTCAAAAGTAATTATGTGATTCCATATAATAGATAAAGGTTTTTGAAGGTTAAGGGATGTTTAAAGATTTGAATAAGTAGAAGAATTATTGTACTGTTTGATTTAGAAAATCTTATTAGtgaaaattaatgaaagaGTTCTATCAATAAAAGAAAAGGTGATTTAATGTGTTAATATTTAGAAGGCTAACTCAATGCACTATTCCAACTGAGGAatcataatatattttcaaaattaatattattttaattacatTTCAATACATTCTAAgtaatttgtatattatataatgttTAATAAGAGGAATTTGTCGGCTTTGAAGAATCGCAAACCAGAAGAATTGGACGATAATGAAGAATCAGGTAATTATTTCTTTATCACAAATTTATcctaatttttttataaaacaaCTTTTAGAACTCAAATTAAATCCATCTGGAAATGTAAAACTGTTTAAAAAAAGAACAATATCTAAGATTTGTGTAACGGTATggattatatatttaataacaaaCTGATTTTTAGGGTAATCAAACAAATCCAAATGAAAAGAAGGATCTTATACCATCAGACTCCAATATAGTTGACTTACTGGTATTTAATAAAGTATTAATTGTGATTTAGTCGTCCGATGAGCCAATAAATAGAGCAACGTCAACATACGAAATTGATACAGATAGGTCCATGGATCACAGAAGCATACTGGAAAGGAACCTGGAAattggaaataaaatacTTTCAGGAGAACTCGAGccaaatatatatagaGGTAAAGGAGCATACAAGCCGGTGATTAACGTGAAGAAGGATAGCATAGCTGCTTCAAAATACACTGGACTATACGGACCTGTAAGAGCATCAGCAACTAACGTGAGAACAACACTTCGTATCGACTATCAACCAGACATTTGTAAAGATTATAAAGAAACAGGTTATTGTGGATTTGGAGATACGTGTAAGTTTCTCCACGATAGAAGTGACTACAAATCTGGCTGGCAACTAGAGAAGGAATGGGAGGAAGAACAAGCAAAgaaaagattaaaaa from Theileria annulata chromosome 1, complete sequence, *** SEQUENCING IN PROGRESS *** harbors:
- a CDS encoding uncharacterized protein (Tap349e08.q2ks7.cand.64 - score = 15.14;~9 probable transmembrane helices predicted for TA05820 by TMHMM2.0 at aa 13-35, 45-67, 100-122, 132-151, 206-223, 228-247, 289-311, 361-383 and 390-409;~Signal anchor predicted for TA05820 by SignalP 2.0 HMM (Signal peptide probability 0.016, signal anchor probability 0.976) with cleavage site probability 0.008 between residues 23 and 24) gives rise to the protein MEFDCNSLYSFIIVCAVSSLSVAIGIGGGILYVPILGVLYHDVALGVYLSKISILITSFLGTTYHICNDVYILVKQRRINKPDEESHSDLTLKTPETPRVYFVLALSLLPSCIVGTNLGTRLHFYAKKYLKILLTSVVLLSILLTFIKLYLMYKSSKTKLNLKLESKNFENIVVESSNGEGVNKGIISTILGAYDKSSLHTVKMRSISFALIAFCIILYYICVRFEDSFTPIPILVLLFFIGLYFSIRLRMSFRLFKENDETNEGDGDEEMKEKEKKETKFSKFLEQGIHIIFLNTLVAIFSGLMSGTIGIGSGIFLIPLLQYLNVPPISCSATSNLLTMSMSIATLSRFSFKIDLPGKMFIPPICGSLLGTSLSLFIIRSLIKDKITGLFINLTLLTYCILSIIVSWAI
- a CDS encoding uncharacterized protein (Tap349e08.q2ks7.cand.63 - score = 18.47), with protein sequence MGVVVVFLILTKEVFKSNGLEHIKTYISGIMERFKVSNQNIKFVLVKHGTKDLFMTDQGNVQRSSNSTYKNNDHQSLISIINELETYLLIYHNVDTIETDDDGDLANIVAVSAKSLRTSYSRRNLTKFKLKNNQIAKDEPEMMKKIWLSQLLQVPNIGKDEAIELIKKYAKPYEVIESLKISEDNFYNVLKNIEIPGKKRKTLGKITSKRFLTF
- a CDS encoding cyclophilin peptidyl-prolyl cis-trans isomerase protein, putative (Tap349e08.q2ks7.C.cand.64 - score = 72.48), encoding MTNPEEDPESSSDDEYGPVPIPEPKKKKKVEFDDSFYLNHFPFANFYSRSYTHRTFVKHVVASQTTRYIATGSDDGCIKFWYYDTDGVQFVKHLTAHTSSIIQMRSSLDGLHLGCISYDKTYKHIDFQSFDLVNIIKLEFVPISLEFITSETSPHPVVALLNSKQEVHIFKPTLQSTEVQKFEIGTKSPHIMLYNPKAGVCLMANSLGDVDLYEVETFKFPKYKEEFKVRMKSDTDLYEIRKYNTHVVSMCLSPNFNLVAMYCHDGMIRIFRFSTMKLFRVYDETVTMYSVAQTDPNQSILHFDPSDFLRRQANENEIKKTGKDEGEYMNLLFDSSSNYLIYPCMLGVKIVNIVTNKLVRVIGKSEPSLRYMKISLLQHVLDKVCSKSKRYKVSIDSNEDVLPPVLITTAFQKSKIYIFKDKDPDDEEMETRDVYSDQPTEAEKGEKTVVDKGGKLAKEAIIHTNKGDIQVKLFLDECKKTVENFTVHALNGYYNGCTFHRVIKNFMIQGGDPTGDGTGGESIWGSEFEDEIHPSLKHDRPFTLSMANSGPNTNGSQFFITTVPCPWLDGKHTVFGRVTSGMEIVQSIEKVGINKITFNFIHKDQPHTNIGSY
- a CDS encoding uncharacterized protein (Tap349e08.q2ks7.C.cand.65 - score = 43.61); translated protein: MPILSEEDLERFRTKVCTLASSMKCDFGVERCNYSHNLYWARRCPFYLRDSSILRYIPQCCPDVELGEGTTVIRNSCPRGNNCSFAHSYEEIHYHPLVYKTEVCKDYRLGKCKTYYCHLVHGLAEYRVPKQYVLPKKVGLDIPEFAHVRMVDNIKSITSGNVSVGCFQKDKGNKSAEKSLSKLESKGKNKGIKEPNVDLSDSGNIKSWSSIKWKNKSTDKDNIVANNSDLVNGSISKDGNGKRDGKNSITNNFGNTNEGVEGETFKTIGSIENGNQNSENDPIYEWYKLISMPKVDYTDDNMSERNCSILKLYDKHIGNNLNEFNNLTIYNNGLNPYNDNYDNDLNAYGQENNINYENDKRNESLVTRNVNMWNDSNIARIIEANDNAIGTVSSIMGDSYQSYEDVFQSSDLASSINSINQDDIYSNVFNQCEVIKKNCRESIQNKTKWSNVVDECTKLLNLVIDANQPPQEQKEE
- a CDS encoding uncharacterized protein (Tap349e08.q2ks7.C.cand.66 - score = 42.92) — its product is MFNKRNLSALKNRKPEELDDNEESELKLNPSGNVKLFKKRTISKICVTGNQTNPNEKKDLIPSDSNIVDLLSSDEPINRATSTYEIDTDRSMDHRSILERNLEIGNKILSGELEPNIYRGKGAYKPVINVKKDSIAASKYTGLYGPVRASATNVRTTLRIDYQPDICKDYKETGYCGFGDTCKFLHDRSDYKSGWQLEKEWEEEQAKKRLKMQKKLDKWHKKMQSNSKGGDNDEEEEESEDLEDSDSSCSDSDDSESSESCCEEVDEKVKKLFKFKAKGLKIPFCCLSCKKLWKTDMNPVVTSCGHYFCERCIIEAYSTDMKCPKCKVAQDGIMNKASAVEKLLESMNTIET